The Pseudomonas entomophila genome segment CGCGATGCCTGGGGGTGAATCACACCGGCTCCCAGGCAATCGCGTCAAATGCCCATTGGCTTGCTGGTACACCTCGCCTAGCCAAGTTGCAGGAAGAAGCCGCTGACGCCACCCGTATCGCCTGCAACGAAGGCGTCACTCAACAGCAAATACCCCATGCCATCGCAGAGCAGGCCTTTGTGCCCAGGCAAGGACATGTCCAGATCGCCGCCATACAGCGAAAGCCTTCTATGAGCGCCCGGTAGTTCGAGCGGGGCCTGCAGCCAGGCATCGACGCCATCCACCTTGGAGGCCAGGTTCTCGTCGTCATCACGCTCATCGACTTGCACGAGCACGACTTTGCCGGGAGGGTCGCCCCCTGCATCGGCCCCATGGCGCAATTCAACGTGCCTTGCGTACCTCAACACCACCGCCTGTGAGCGCCCATCCTGATAACGAAGTGCTCGGTAGTGAGGCCCACCCTCCGGCTGTAGCGGAATGAAGATCGATATCCAGCACCTGGCATCGGCGTCACCCAACCAGTGGCTCGGCAACGCCAGCAGATGCATCAATGGCTCGCCATCACTGGACGTCGGCCAACTCAGGGTGGCGGGCAAGTATGCACCGCCACCGGCGTAAGCATCGTTTTCCGTCGGAGCTTCCTGCGTGAACACCAACTCCTTGAACATCTCATCCTCCTGGAACATCACCTGGCATTTCAAGCCCCACGCTCGAAGCCTTGTCCTTCAAGCCACAATCACACCACCAGGATATCGCCAT includes the following:
- a CDS encoding YwqG family protein, with protein sequence MFKELVFTQEAPTENDAYAGGGAYLPATLSWPTSSDGEPLMHLLALPSHWLGDADARCWISIFIPLQPEGGPHYRALRYQDGRSQAVVLRYARHVELRHGADAGGDPPGKVVLVQVDERDDDENLASKVDGVDAWLQAPLELPGAHRRLSLYGGDLDMSLPGHKGLLCDGMGYLLLSDAFVAGDTGGVSGFFLQLG